The Cyprinus carpio isolate SPL01 chromosome B19, ASM1834038v1, whole genome shotgun sequence DNA window CGCCTTTCCACTGTCTCTGACGAATGACAAGCGACagaccggaagtcattcatttccaatggaaAGTAGTGCGGGAGCTAcgtgagcccctttcacactgcatgtcggacccggcaaattgccagaacattgccgggtcgacttctgtgtgaaagcaaacacgtcccgggattgaacccgggtaggggacctagtaacattgccgggttcagtcctggaacgagtgctgtgtgaacaaaagccagaactaatgccgtgtcatAGTGATGATGCgtgttatcgcgcgactcttttaccaggtgttttgaaggcagatcaacgttcgccacgaaaaaaatgtgcaaactgtaacgaagcagagatcagttagttctttactttccgcgctgaagctgagatcgttcaccagcttaagtgaaagttaacgtgcctaatGTTTTCGACTcttacattacacgtcacaccctgatatcacgtgtcttcacgggacctttacaggctgtgtgtgaacgcacgcacatattccgggtaatcactggcggtgtgaaagtgcaaaatctagcgacccgggaacaattgccgggacacattacccgtgtatttgccggaattgcagtgtgaaaggggctgtGGAGTTCCGATGCGTATGCAGAAATTTCGGATCCGTTTTGAGTTTCGgaaattcaaatatttgaacttctGCAGCTAGACTGTATGTGACCGCCCGACCGGATGTGAGGTATTCTAATCAAAACTATCGGCGAGGTCAGAATTACCAATATTTCATTCACTTTAACATTATTCTTTAAACACTATTTCTGTGAAATGGTGCTTTAGAATAATTATGgcagaaataattatttgataattattaaatcagtatttacGTTGATTAGCCCCATAAAACctatgaaaaaaaatgataataaatacacCTTTCGTATGAAATTAAATCGCAAGCAATTtgagttcatatttattttcatataaaagcaacagaactgaaattatatcatgttttgtCAGCAGCACAGCACATGAGTGAGAATAACGCGACATCTGCCTTTGATCTCGTGGCATCTGTTCACTTCGAGAGGTCAGAACTGTCCGTCTTGACTgcgcttatttcactcctcccctcactgcagccgccgactctcgcctacatttcagacgaggcgcatctcaaacaagcctaatgaCAATTTGGACACGGTCTGTGTCACTgggtaaaattgcttatttctctggctTTAAACATTCTTCGCAACATGttggataatgtaagtacacaagtcagcaaaatatacaACAccgttctagtggtttttggatattttaataaaaaataattgtgcatGTAAACCCTAGACCCTAGTATGTTAACTTTACAGTGGGAGTAACAGCGCGTCAGGCCGGTTAGCTCAGTTGGTTAGAGCGTGGTGCTAATAACGCCAAGGTCGCGGGTTCGATCCCCGTACGGGCCACACGTGTTTTGACTACGTGTGCAAATACATATAAGAATAACGTTCAAAGTTCAAATCTTAATGTTACCGTCTTGAAGCATGTTTTTTGTCAGTTTCAAAttggaacatgatttttaaagaaatctgaaAGCCACTGACACCAGtgatagtgaaagtgaaaaagtgaagtaATAGTGATAGTCTGTAGCTcagtagtcaacattttaagtggatcaaaaaaaaattgtgttgtactaagacaagaacgcattttggttttaggttttaggacaactttgatgaaaggtttttattctcataatattctTATGATACCATGTCCTGTTTGTCTGTGAAATTAGGCTTCCCCTAAATTGCCATGATAGTTCACTGACCATTCCCAGTCCtggcattaatttgattaaaaattgtaaattagTCTATCAAGATAATACACAAGCAGGCATTTTAAGATATCTAGGTACAGTTTCAACCCCCTTCTCACAAGGGGGTATTTGCTGTGCTTTGTCAAGCGTGCGCCCTcttgtaagataaaaaaagattCTCGTGTATGTTTGAAGGATGTTTAATACAAAGGTTTTATATGCTCTAGCTTTAATAAGAGATGCCTAGTTCAATTCAAGAATGGAACCTTTCTAGATGTTCCAAGATAACATATGCTTGTAAATTGAATTGCATGTTAACGCAAAACTGTAAGTGAATTGTTGAGGTTGAAACAGCCATCAGGTGTTTCAGGAGGCAGTGATGGCAGTGAGGAGGAGGATCTAGCATCTATAAATGCTAGAGTTACACACACCAGCAAACTGTAGATTATTACCACACAGAGCTGTAAAGAACACTCTGGGATGCCCTGAGTCTGCTCAGAGTCAATCATTTAAGACAGAAGGCTGCAAtggccagtgtttttttttgtgggtataGCAACCCGCTTTCTTACTTGTGTAATAGGAGACGAAAAGGGTATACACGTTTTCTTGATACGACTACTCATTTGACGGTGGTTCCCACAAGATCATTaagaatatttacacacaaaaaaatacaatacatagtatatataaataaggaGTGTCCAGTCCTGGTACTGTAGGGCCACCTTTCAGCAGAGTTTAGCACTGAACATActtaaaccagctaatcaaggtcttcaggataaGTGTAAACGTCCAGGCAGGGGTtttggagcaggattggacaccaaAAGATTATTAGGTAATGTAAAGACCACATAATAAAGAAATGATGAAACACAAAACTGAACTGGAATCAATCTTTAATGTAAACAGCAGGATGTTGCGTTCTTAAACCTATAACAAACATgaggggtgaaaaaaaaaataatcataaaacataaTACCCACAATCTTAAATTAACAATGAAAGTTCAAATGAAATTTGACCGCCctgaaaattaaatgtataatactgACTACTTGGCAGCAATCACGAATATCACAAAAGTTTATACCAGCTTACAAAAACAGAAGCTCAATATTGCTTTGGAATGTTTACAGCAGTCTGCCATGAGTCTGGTTGATGTCAAGTGAAGGAAAGAGCTATATCTACACGTCTGCGTTATAGTAAATGACAACAATGTATGCGCAAAGCAGGTATGGTTTAAGACAAAAGAGGCAACCTCTTGCATGAAGCTGCCTATTTAATTTAACAGTCTACAGTAGAAGAGGCATGAATGGGATATTTGGAGAAATCATTAAGAACAAACTTGGACTTCGCTAGCAATATAGCTGCCGCTTGTTGGAGTGAGAAACATACTACAGTGAGTGCTACATGCCTACACTTCTTGCACACTCTACAGGGAGCATCCCACTCCGAACAGCCAGAAATCATGATGGGACAAAGAATCTTGACACATAACCATTTTAAAGCCAGAGCAGGTGGGCTGTTTAAGGAATGTAACCATTCGAAGAGATGGAAATGACTGCGACGGGACTAGAGTGGTTTAGGACCTGAGGACCAGTTTGTGGTGGTGGGTCTTCAACCACACCAGATGGTTCATAGGCCGTGCAAGCCAAGTCCATTAAGTTCAGCAAATCCATTGTGATGAGGCGCACTAAAGAGCCAAGTTTTAGCAGGAAAGAGAtgtctgttctttcttttctgtaACTTTTTGTAAAAGTCCTTCTTCCAGTATGCATTTAGGAAAAATCAGTCAGTCCAGTGAAAGGAGATTAGTTGCAGTCATAAACAAAGTCATAATTGCTTGGCTCTTTGGGGATCGGGGGAGGAACTTCAGGGATTTGGATGTTCTCCAGGTCCAGGAGGCGGAGCTTCATCTCCATGTTGAGAAGAGTGTCCATGTCTGAGCGAGTGAACTCACTGGTCATCTCCTTCCCCAGCAGTGCATTCAGCCCATCTGTCCACACGCAGTACTGAAAATTGGCCAGAAAACATGACATTAAACCACAGCATGCACAAAGTCCAAATCACACCAAAGAGGGACAACAGCTACAACTTCACTGCTTGTGGTTGGCATTTGCTCACCTCATGCTTGTCAGGGGCAATGAAGTTTAGATACTCATCAGATTCGTAGAGGACAGAGAAAGCCAGCTCCAGCAActcctaaagaaagaaagagaattgACACCGTCTGTCAAATGCTAATGgggctgctgtgtttgtgtgccttTTGAAGATCTTCTCTGAACATATTACAACAGCAGATGGTCcaatctggtgtgtgtgtgtgtgtgtgtatgtatacggGCCTCTCCTGCCGGGCACCAAGAGACAGCAGTAGGACAATCAGCACAGGAAGTGCATCAGTGCTTGAAGTAACAAAATACTTCAATCTCATTGACAACAACATTGAAAATTCATGGGGTAGCTGTCAGGCAAAGTATCCAGTGCAATTGCATCTGGTAACAACCCTTTCAACATTATGGACATGTGAGCAAAAAGTCACAAATTAAAGTAAGAAGAGGTTCAATTGGCCAACAAACCAATTCTCTCTGTGGCACATTTGAAATGTCTAAAGCCCAGATCTTATTAACACTTTTCAGACCAGCTGACCTGTCTAGAGACCTGTCTAGGATGGTAAATAAGAAGATACCAAAGCACAGAAAAGGATGTATTTTGTGGCAAACACTATATTGAGTTTACCACAGGCATTATTGGTGCAGTGCTTACAAAATCTGCCGTCACATCATCTCTAATTGTCTTATTTGGGTCAACTAACCTAAAAAAAACAGGATGAAACTGGATCATCCAAATGGCTTAAATGATCGTTGGATGAGAGCTACATCATCACATCCAAAATGAGAGCAGACAAACATTTCTGACCCCTCACATTCTGCCCACAGCATCTTCCCACTATTCTGCGCAGCGATGAGATTAGAGACAATCGAGACAACAGAAACAGAACAGTCTCTTCTTCTGCAGTTGATGAGAGAAATGATTTTCCAAATCAAATTCCTATAAATATAATTCTTGCttaaagaaaagacaaaacaatgttgatgcacattattatttttagagtCCGTGTCATCAGGACTAGGGGGATCCAAGCTATACTTGATATCCTATCCTCAAGTTTAATCAATTTCGTCAAAAGGCTGTCATTTTTTACAGTTGTGGCATAAATTTGACATTGCCTGCTTTGTTCTGTGGGAAGAAGAAAGGGTGACTTTGAAACTGATGTGAGCTGATGATCATTACTCACAGAGCTACTAGGCATAACTAATGCATCCTTTGTCACCAAGCCACACACCAGTGCATCAAAGGAAAATTTGATCTTTTGATATTCAAGAGCATTTTTTTGCTGTCTGTCATCAAGCACACACAAAATGACTCACCTTGTTCTGCTTCAGAGCTCCCTTTTCCTTCATGTGTGGGCAGTCTTTACCAGTGACAACAGCTTTGATATCAGCTACAGGAACTGTCACAGGGagcaaagaaaaattaataagaCAAGGTGTGGCTGTCTCAATCCCATCTTTATAAAGTGAAGCCACCACACTGTGGtcagaattcagacttttctcACGTTTGTCCTGTAGGGAATCATGTGGTACCTCTCCCTGAGGGCTCTCCTCCAGATCTCCATAGTGGAGAACTTTATGATTGGGCGACAGTCGACAGTACCAGAACTTGTCTGTAAAGAAGCATAACAGTGGGTCAGTCTTCCGCAATCTAAAGCTAACAAGTTGCCTTTCGTTCTAGTAAAATGCTTAATATTCTTTGGCTTTTTCTTGCAGACTGGGCAAAGCCATGACTGGCAAATTGTCTCCCAATCCCCTCCTGACACTTCCTGTGCCACGCCAAAAGTAGACACTGCCAGGACCGCTCCCATATAGCCTAGAAGGCCATGGCTGGCACTCAACCCTGGTACCTGAATCCAAATCCTAATTACTGGGAATAGCAGTTTGGCAGAATAAAAAACATTGTGGGATGAAAGAGTGTCCTTCAGGATGGCACTTCACAGGCTTCATATACACAAACCCAAAGAGATAAGGAGTGTGCAGTAAACAGCTTGATCACTGCACACTTTCTATACCTTCAGCTTATTAACAAACCAGCTCAATAGGCTGTTTATCCACCAATACAAATGTGCGATGAACAACCAACAGATACTGCAGCCAACAGCCATCTGTGAGCCCATTCTGAGATGTCAGAACAGATATGTGCAGAATGGATTAATATGCATGCAGTGCCACATGCATGATGAAAAGCTTTGTAGATGGCTTTGCTGACTTTCTATTCTAATTGATGATATACGCAAGTCAAGAGACAGAGGGAACGATgtgaaagtcatttttatttaagagaTGCCTGTGCTCCAATGCTCTTTCATAGATGCACTTAAACCTGAATCTAGGACTAAGAACTTAAAATCTCAATAACATTAAGATGGACACTGTATGGAAGCTGTATGGAGTCATGAGCAAGGATAAAATGCTTTCTGTGGGGAACCTCATTGTAAAGATTGTATTTAGGAGCAGAACATACCTGCATGTCATGGAGAAAGCCACTGAAATGTGATTCAAACTTGACTGACAAGTAAATGACTTTATCACAAAGGTTACTcttagggttgggtattgtttgaattttatcaaagacaaatacatttttaacagccccttttcaccagctttaaaaaaaaaagatgcacacaGGAATTGATAAGTGGAatggaaattaaaattttacaacaAGTATCTGATTCCTTGGAATTGGAATTgattttcgattcccaaccctagttaCTATAACAATTAATGAAATACAGAACCTGTATCTCTGCTACAAAAAAACCTGATATACAATATACTGCAGGAAACCATAAACTTGGGGAACTCATGGGCAAAGGTAAATATTCAATGGTATTTAATATGGGACATACACACTGACAAGAATGAGTCACTGAAATATTGGTAGGCTTACTGGAGATACAGGTTAAGATAAAGGTTCTATAATTCATTGATTATTGAATGAAATTCCCCACAGGAATCACCAATCACATGAAGCCACCATAATTATCCAAGCCTACATTATAGACAACTTGGAATTTGGAGTTTCTCACCTCCTACTTGAAAATGACCACCACTATGATGCTCGAGGTCAAGTGCCATTCTATTTAGTTATTttcagtgaaagtgaaaataaccAAATGGAATTCTGAGTTTCCTGGAATGCAGCATACTTGGAATACTTTGAGTTTGGAAGTAGAAAATTTCAACATCCGAACATTCCCAACCCTGATTTTATCTAATTGCAACTCTGTTTACAAGAGGTTCTCTGTCTGCACTCTTGGTATTCAAAGTTTCATTTTGCTGCCCAAAGCTGAACTCTGCTTAATCTTTTTGTATTGAGGCAACATGAGCCACAGAAGTCACTGGCAAATAATGACTTAgcacatttattacataatttaaatcaTGAGAGGGTGCCATGCAAGTCATATTTAGTGCCACTAGCCTTTGGAAGATAATAGAATAGTTGATTGTGAGCAAAAAGAATTTCATTCACACCAATGAGgctcataataaaataaaatgatggcaATGAAACAGGCAAAGTGTGAAAAATatcaaatgaataaaagaagagaaaaagcaaGAATAAGAGATTCAGTGAGAAAGTGGGGACCctaagaaagagaaaagaagaaagcgAGAGGCAGGCAGACGGATAGCAAAAGATAGAAAAGGTGTCTAGTCTCAGAATCATCTAATCCTGTAGAAGTGTGAAGAGTGTTAAATTATCCAGGCTGACTGATAAAGCCTCCCTCTGAGCTCAGCAGACAGCCCTCCTCTTCAGCCAGCCTGCATAAAAAGCAATATTACATTTGACGATCTTTCAACTCTCCAATCTGCGGCGTAAGCTTTATAACTCCCACCACTCACCGCTTGTTTGAAACTGGCTCCATACTTCCGCTCTCTCAGCAACAGACAAGGCTATTTTTCACACTTGCTAAATCATGCTGTTGGTTTAATAATAGCACTCATAAAAATATTCATAGTACGTATACATTTCAGAGTGTTTAAGTAAGATAAAAGCTATCATGTGagacatgttattattattttgctatactAAGAGATTactgaaatgcaaatgaaaaaaatttgaCCAATAAAGATCTCCGTTCAAAATTCTGTTAATGAGAAGTagcccacactcttaaaaataaaggttccaaaatggggtttccacagcgatgccatagaagaaccagttttggttACCCAAAGAAACTttgagtgaacagttcttaaaagaaacgttttttttttttttttcttagtgtgaagaacattaataatctaaagaacctttttccactgtaaagaaacttttgtggaatgaaaaggttccatggatggtaaaggttctttgtggaaccactgatgccaatatagaacctttatttttaagaatgcagtAGTGGTCACCAATAAAAGCCACAACTGAATAACCCCATCAAGTAAATCAGTTCACAAACTTAAGATGAGCACAAGAAAGCTATGCTAGGCTCCAGTTAACTAAATACTTTCATAGAGCTGATGCGTTTGAAACAAGGGCATTCATTTTGAAGAGGAAAATACTTTTACTGTGCACTAACAAGACAAAATTCCAACGACAAGTAAATTTTAAGAGGATACTGAAGGTGACAAACATAAACATGTTCAGAACAATGAGCACAAATTTATATTGTTTGCATGCTTGCATTTTCATACATTTCTATGCTGGTTCAGCATCCTTTTTATGATTCTCCCTAGGAGTCCTTGAGGGATTTGTCAtgcaatattctattttttttctaccaccACAAACAATCTCTCTCAAGCTTGACAAAGCTTAATGGTATGCTGTTGTGGGATTGAATCTCAGTGAATTTTTTGTGTGTCCGGGGCTATCGAAATGCAGAAACAGAAATCGAGCAATAGACAAAATGTAGTGTTATTCATAGCTGCTGGTTAGGACGGAAACTTGGATTAACAAGAATCAGCTTTGAATCTTTGGTgccaaaaatttttaaaaagaacaaaaataactttCTCACCCTtatgttcaagtgtgtgtgtgtttcttacccTGTCTCCTTCGGCTGCTGATCTTCCTGAAGCAGGTGCCCTCACACAAACGATTGAGGCGTTGCTGTTTGATCAACTCCATGATCTCTGGCTGGATTTTCTCCCTGAGCTCCCTGGAGAAACATCAGAGAATCACACAAATGCAGTTTAAAGAACCCGACTTTACTGGCAGTTTACACAAAGAAGTGGGGAagttgtggggaagtcgtggcctaatggttagagagtttgactcctgacCCTGAGGTGGttggtttgagtctcgggccagcaataccatgacttaggtgcccttgagcaaggcaccaaacccccaactgctccccgggcgccacagcataaatggctgcccactgctccgggtgtgtgttcacagtgtgtgtttgtgtgtgtgtgtgtgtgtgtgttcactgctgtgtgtgtgcactttggataggttaaatgcagagcacgaattctgagtatgggtcaccatacttggctgtaacTCACTTCACTCACTTCAAAGAACGACTTATaaatcgtggcctaatggttagagagtcggactcccaatcgaagggttgtgagttcgagtctcgggccgcaggaattgtgggtggggggagtgaatgtacagcgctctctccaccctcaataccacgacttaggtgcccttgagcaaggcactgacccCAACACCTCCCATGGCTCAAAAGCATAAAACAAATCCCAATTATCCGTCACCAtactcacagtgtgtgtgtgttcactgctctgtgtgtgtgcacttcggatgggttaaatgcagagcacaaattctgagtatcatacacaatacatacaaacacactaaaTTCTCATACAGACTTGATCTTTAGACATTTCTTTGTACTACAAGTCAGTAAGGGCCAGACAAACTTCCTTTTATCTCGTTTTGCTAAAGCTACTGTCAGAATTTCAGAATattaattagcatttaaaggCCTCTCTAATGTTGTTAAGTTATGAAGTAATTCATGAGAAAATGTTTGTTCACATtctggtttttatattttttacattgattACAAAAACTGATCCCTGTGTTtccaacattattttaaaacatacctGTGAATAATACTAAACTAATGGAATATACTGTCAAAAACCAAGCTGATAACAAACTGATATTCCTGTTATAGTGAATAGActgaacaatataaaaaacatgaaatcatgagtgatatttttaacatttcagttctCAAACTCTGGAAGTTCAACACGGACACTTCCATTTGACTGTTATATTACATGTGGATGTTACAGAATGTTCTGTGAGATTGTACATTCCGGCTCAAATGACACTAATGTAATGCAGTGGGTAATTTATTTAATGGAGTCTCCTCTTAGTTTAATGAGTTATGATGAACTAATGTTATCTTTATTGCCATTGCAATTTCAGTGGAAATTGCATTTAAAGGCTTGCTTTCAATCATGAGTGGGACACAGGTGCAGTACACATGGACCAAAACTGAGTGCTTCAATTAATTGAAGAGTTTCCAGTAACTCACAGGATGGGCCGGGATTGGAAATCCTCCTGGTTCATCCTCTCAGATTGGCGCAATTTGAGGATCTCAGTGTAGCTCAGATTTTGCAGACGACTTTTAAACTGATCCAGAGAGTTAGGCTTGATCGTGAGAGCACGAGTGATCTGTTCCTTCACCACCTGCATCACCtgtagcacatacacacacagttcatCAGACCTTTGACTGAAACAGTTCGCCATTATGACAGCACAAGGTGAGTATaactgacaaaagcacaacattttttcttatgatcatgatttaaaaaaccttacacttAGTCTTGTAGACATTTTGACTGGTAATGCACAGGCTACATTCACAGAGAAAAGTTTTCAGAATAAATGAGGAAAAACGTTAAAGCTGGACAAGGAAAAGAATGAATGCTGCAtgaaaagaaatgataaaaatcactatatatacatatatatatatatatatatatatatatatatatatatatatatatatatatatatatatatatatatatatgggtgtacTGTACAATTAATGTGCACTGCCACCAAAATGCACACACCCATTAAGGGGTTAGATAATTCAATACAAATGTTATTAGCAAT harbors:
- the LOC109111580 gene encoding engulfment and cell motility protein 1-like isoform X5, with protein sequence MQVVKEQITRALTIKPNSLDQFKSRLQNLSYTEILKLRQSERMNQEDFQSRPILELREKIQPEIMELIKQQRLNRLCEGTCFRKISSRRRQDKFWYCRLSPNHKVLHYGDLEESPQGEVPHDSLQDKLPVADIKAVVTGKDCPHMKEKGALKQNKELLELAFSVLYESDEYLNFIAPDKHEYCVWTDGLNALLGKEMTSEFTRSDMDTLLNMEMKLRLLDLENIQIPEVPPPIPKEPSNYDFVYDCN